A window of the Sabethes cyaneus chromosome 1, idSabCyanKW18_F2, whole genome shotgun sequence genome harbors these coding sequences:
- the LOC128738648 gene encoding ubiquitin carboxyl-terminal hydrolase MINDY-3 homolog — MGEHSLQSQPAGEQQPPAAAPSSEAAGTSNQQQQGVQDLREICQLLWGSSIRQEVFRRWSQGFEFSQCEPSALVQRDGGPCCVIAPVQAYLLKILLMETPGHSFSDLTTDKCKALLIQAICQILTKCKYTKYRVVSLRPRQDPSASVAAGDASCPAEEMDGDAEMMDALENLPPNDGNEEVEVGVEAMAAAAAVAESDLKNQNTASASPDAGAAGAGGTGAPGPWTPEAFHERLTVTELEQIDDVEKYYASHFNVLAEECGVLLLLYTVLLTKGLDNVLSEVSDTSEPLIHGTYGYGSQALINLMLTGRAVPYVWDNEQDVGGLKLKGITQQSDIGFITLMEQMQYCTVGFFYKNPKNPVWVMGSETHLTVLFSNEKRLVSPETPSEIARRVFRQFDTEGSNFIPSPLLQDVLCALDLVSEPEYVELMRKKLDPENLGIILLNEFMYEFFPSEKKSVPDTFDLLHYNGIPNSNCENRVRFNKGHAILLESDVRMCNPSDPMLTCLQTKWPNIEVNWNDSRTPSLN; from the exons ATGGGTGAGCACTCGTTGCAGAGCCAGCCAGCAGGAGAGCAGCAGCCACCGGCAGCGGCACCTTCGAGCGAAGCGGCCGGAACGTCcaatcagcagcagcagggcGTGCAGGATTTACGCGAAATTTGCCAGCTGCTGTGGGGCTCCTCCATCCGGCAGGAGGTTTTTCGCCGATGGTCCCAGGGGTTCGAGTTTAGCCAGTGCGAACCGTCGGCACTGGTCCAGCGCGATGGAGGACCGTGTTGTGTAATCGCACCGGTGCAAGCGTACCTGCTGAAGATTCTGCTGATGGAAACCCCCGGGCACAGTTTCAGTGAT ctGACAACCGACAAGTGCAAAGCGCTGCTGATACAGGCAATTTGCCAGATATTGACGAAATGCAAGTACACCAAATATCGCGTCGTAAGCCTCCGGCCTCGACAGGACCCGTCGGCCAGTGTGGCTGCCGGGGACGCTAGCTGTCCCGCGGAGGAGATGGATGGCGATGCGGAAATGATGGATGCGCTCGAAAATCTCCCACCGAACGACGGCAACGAGGAAGTCGAAGTTGGAGTGGAAGCTATGGCTGCAGCGGCAGCGGTGGCCGAGTCCGATTTGAAAAATCAGAATACCGCTTCCGCGTCGCCGGACGCGGGTGCTGCTGGTGCCGGTGGTACAGGTGCACCTGGACCGTGGACTCCGGAAGCATTTCACGAGAGATTAACCGTTACCGAGCTAGAACAAATAGACGATGTGGAGAAGTATTACGCTAGTCATTTCAATGTACTAGCCGAGGAATGTGGTGTATTGCTGCTCTTGTATACGGTTCTGTTGACTAAG GGTTTGGATAACGTTTTGAGCGAAGTATCGGATACTTCGGAACCTTTGATACATGGGACCTACGGTTATGGCAGCCAGGCCTTGATAAATCTTATGTTAACTGGACGCGCTGTCCCGTATGTCTGGGATAACGAGCAGGATGTTGGAGGCTTGA AATTAAAAGGCATCACACAACAGTCGGATATTGGATTTATCACACTTATGGAACAGATGCAATACTGTACCGTCGGATTCTTCTACAAGAATCCAAAAAATCCAGTCTGGGTAATGGGCTCGGAAACGCATCTTACAGTGCTTTTCAGCAACGAGAAGAGACTGGTTTCGCCGGAAACACCAAGTGAAATTGCTCGACGAGTGTTCCGGCAGTTCGATACGGAAGGAAGCAACTTCATACCGAGTCCTCTGTTGCAGGATGTGCTGTGCGCACTGGATCTGGTCAGTGAACCGGAATA CGTGGAATTGATGCGTAAGAAACTGGATCCGGAAAATCTCGGTATTATCCTGCTCAACGAGTTCATGTACGAGTTCTTTCCATCGGAGAAGAAATCTGTGCCTGACACGTTTGATCTGCTGCATTACAATGGCATACCAAATTCTAACTGCGAGAACCGGGTACGCTTCAACAAGGGTCATGCCATTCTGTTGGAAAGTGATGTGCGGATGTGTAACCCTTCGGATCCGATGCTAACTTGCCTACAGACAAAATGGCCAAACATCGAGGTCAATTGGAATGACTCTCGGACGCCTTCGTTGAATTGA
- the LOC128746237 gene encoding zinc finger protein 528-like, translating to MSLQKVFWCRLCLRIQPQKQVREIQVEVELHLKILESVDVDIQAQDHTTVVCTNCLRLVDIVYRFRTACQRANAILTNSVLQIMPKGSWESEDTCQVLLNCQHVVKSHCNEMEVLHNRCGFEKSNNFEMEYDVTSEEEYEKEDQEYEREQVRSEESQEVHEDDAGEHEVDQEEYEVDQLPMIIKDESISLPGMAVQSRDDSADDENYFENIPTFCEDLEFEPRQLKSTHYFCEECGKVVPNTKIEHHKNFHLGVKPYLCPQQGCGISFYSLKTCRAHEKQVHKTALLKCEVCDKLLKGIHAFRRHMNGHGENNPRKISCPICNKLFYKSYLKDHQSVHTGEMLHECPDCGSRYGAKANLLTHRKRCRFSVENAHAVVKTRSKRSSK from the exons ATGAGTTTGCAAAAAGTGTTCTGGTGCCGGCTTTGTTTACGCATTCAACCGCAAAAGCAGGTTAGAGAAATCCAAGTGGAAGTTGAGCTTCACCTAAAAATATTGGAGTCTGTAGACGTAGATATCCAAGCCCAGGATCATACGACGGTTGTGTGTACCAATTGTCTTCGGCTGGTTGATATAGTTTATCGGTTTCGGACGGCATGCCAACGAGCGAATGCAATACTGACCAACAGTGTTCTACAGATTATGCCGAAAGGCAGCTGGGAGTCCGAAGATACTTGCCAAGTGCTGTTAAATTGTCAGCATGTTGTTAAAAGTCATTGTAACGAAATGGAAGTTCTGCATAACCGCTGTGGATTTGAAAAATCCAACAATTTTGAAATGGAATACGATGTGACATCGGAAGAGGAATATGAGAAGGAGGATCAAGAATACGAAAGGGAACAGGTTCGAAGTGAAGAAAGTCAGGAAGTTCACGAAGACGATGCAGGAGAGCATGAAGTGGACCAAGAGGAATACGAAGTGGATCAACTACCGATGATTATTAAGGACGAGTCAATTTCACTTCCCGgtatggctgtacaatcgcgtGACGATTCAGCTGACGATGAAAACTATTTCGAAAATATACCTACATTCTGCGAGGATCTGGAATTCGAGCCACGACAATTGAAATCAACGCATTATTTCTGCGAAGAATGTGGCAAGGTTGTGCCGAACACAAAGATTGAACATCACAAGAACTTTCACCTTGGAGTAAAACCATATCTCTGCCCGCAGCAAGGTTGTGGTATTTCATTTTACTCGCTTAAAACTTGCAGGGCGCACGAAAAGCAAGTACACAAAACCGCTCTACTAAAGTGCGAGGTTTGCGACAAATTGCTCAAAGGAATACATGCCTTCCGAAGGCACATGAACGGTCACGGTGAAAATAATCCTCGCAAAATTTCGTGTCCAATTTgtaataaattattttataa ATCATACCTGAAGGATCACCAGTCGGTACATACCGGAGAAATGCTCCACGAATGTCCCGATTGTGGGTCACGCTATGGAGCGAAAGCTAATTTATTAACTCACAGAAAAAGATGTCGTTTTTCGGTGGAAAATGCACATGCAGTCGTTAAAACTCGATCAAAGCGATCGTCTAAATAA
- the LOC128742354 gene encoding zinc finger protein 675-like, whose amino-acid sequence MSTSEKSWLKAVKKEVRVKLSEIRQCRLCLRIVPKEAARCTRSNGDIRRKIFDAVQVKITAYDQSSVVCVNCVRLVDIIYNFRMACHKSNTIFTNKPLMMDVGSWNSEENQESLENCQEMVQLHRREIDGLYDYSKLAEDEVDLPPAKVVKTEEQNLIFQLEDSSDLKASEIIDSDPEMTKAVAEQLDAPIERKNKNGSIPSRKYICEICGELVDKSQKEYHQNRHAGIKDYHCSEQNCSMAFYSEGALIQHEKKTHVKSRYTCDVCQKKIKTLYHFRKHLLIHENAEPYKLPCPICGKKISRSYLKDHQAVHTGALNYACEKCGKLFGAKTNYTTHVKRCRDL is encoded by the exons ATGAGTACGTCCGAGAAGAGCTGGCTAAAAGCCGTTAAAAAGGAAGTACGTGTTAAGTTGTCTGAAATTCGCCAATGTCGTCTGTGCTTGCGGATCGTTCCAAAGGAAGCGGCTCGTTGTACCCGTTCCAATGGGGACATCCGACGTAAAATATTTGATGCCGTTCAGGTGAAGATTACTGCGTACGATCAAAGTTCGGTAGTTTGTGTGAATTGTGTAAGGCTAGTAGatataatctacaattttcGGATGGCGTGTCACAAATCGAATACCATATTTACCAATAAGCCGTTAATGATGGACGTAGGCAGTTGGAACAGTGAGGAGAATCAGGAATCGCTAGAAAATTGCCAGGAGATGGTTCAGTTGCACCGACGGGAAATCGATGGACTGTATGATTATTCTAAACTGGCCGAAGATGAAGTTGACTTACCGCCTGCGAAAGTAGTGAAGACtgaagaacaaaatttgatattccAGCTTGAAGATAGTTCAGACCTAAAGGCCAGCGAAATTATCGATAGCGATCCGGAAATGACCAAAGCTGTAGCAGAGCAATTAGATGCTCCAATAGAAAGGAAAAATAAGAACGGAAGCATACCATCACGTAAGTATATTTGCGAAATATGTGGAGAACTGGTGGATAAATCGCAGAAGGAATACCACCAAAACAGACACGCGGGAATAAAAGATTATCACTGCTCGGAACAAAACTGTTCTATGGCGTTCTATTCAGAGGGTGCACTTATCCAGCACGAGAAAAAAACACATGTGAAATCACGTTACACTTGTGATGTTtgtcagaaaaaaatcaaaactctTTACCATTTCCGCAAACATCTGTTGATTCACGAAAATGCTGAACCATATAAGTTGCCATGTCCGATTTGCGGAAAAAAGATCTCTCG GTCGTATTTGAAAGACCACCAAGCAGTACACACTGGAGCGTTAAATTACGCTTGCGAGAAATGCGGTAAACTATTTGGTGCAAAAACTAATTACACAACTCATGTGAAAAGGTGCCGCGATCTCTAA
- the LOC128746236 gene encoding putative zinc finger protein 735 yields the protein MEPCRNVINDPHQCRLCLRVCDDNFLESIFSEKEYSIAHQIFECTSIRVTKQDNLTKICKNCATLLFITTEFRNACFKTNRLLLEDFVILEMGEWVEPENQFTLQSCSELIVKHKQQVDYLYDSIVPESEAYLAGSFEIERELFNSVSGVEKNNHSLQIGRDDEQQTIIYPDEFEPEEPDPEIIQEITKFLESQETDSNNEFCQVCGLDVARETDIEWSGFDNSFKSLNNHDLRICEMCQLCLELLNLWQDLSRTARSRLVQSSLSASKLSAIKDTQRHLLKQLGKLKEQLSKAEKSPRAKNGSQQVKNTKRRKVACHICGKLYDSWKLKAHLNDHENRKPYACDKAGCNSAFSGVDLLNRHKKLWHSDYYYKSCTICGRKCKTQGIYKTHISYHEAPKLPCEICGKLMRNKRSMWKHMKSHENPEDRKHVCDVCNKRFAVAYTLRVHKRIHTKEKPFACECCDKQFQYNCLLKNHMEKHHKAAK from the exons ATGGAACCATGTCGGAATGTGATCAATGATCCGCACCAGTGTCGTTTGTGCCTGCGTGTTTGCGATGATAACTTTCTCGAAAGTATTTTCTCCGAGAAGGAGTACAGCATAGCACATCAGATTTTTGAGTGCACATCAATCAGG GTAACCAAACAGGATAACCTAACAAAGATCTGTAAAAATTGTGCCACTCTTTTGTTTATTACAACCGAATTCAGAAATGCGTGCTTTAAAACAAACCGTCTCTTGTTGGAAGATTTTGTCATACTGGAAATGGGAGAATGGGTTGAGCCTGAAAATCAATTCACATTGCAGAGTTGTTCCGAGTTGATTGTAAAACATAAGCAGCAAGTAGACTATCTGTACGATAGTATTGTACCGGAATCGGAAGCATACTTGGCGGGCTCGTTTGAGATCGAACGTGAGCTCTTTAACTCAGTCAGTGGAGTGGAAAAGAATAATCACTCGCTGCAAATAGGAAGAGATGATGAACAACAAACCATCATCTATCCTGATGAGTTTGAACCAGAGGAACCGGATCCGGAAATTATTCAGGAGATTACAAAGTTTTTAGAGTCTCAGGAAACAGATAGCAATAATGAGTTTTGTCAAGTTTGCGGGTTGGACGTGGCACGAGAAACCGACATTGAGTGGAGTGGGTTTGATAATTCCTTCAAAAGCCTAAACAACCACGATTTAAGAATATGTGAAATGTGTCAGTTGTGCTTGGAATTGCTAAATTTATGGCAAGATCTCTCAAGAACTGCTAGAAGCAGATTGGTGCAGTCATCTTTATCAGCTAGTAAATTAAGCGCGATTAAGGACACACAACGGCATTTGTTGAAGCAATTGGGAAAATTGAAGGAACAATTATCAAAGGCAGAAAAAAGCCCCAGAGCCAAAAACGGTAGCCAACAAGTGAAAAAcaccaaaagaagaaaagttgCGTGTCATATTTGTGGGAAACTGTATGACAGCTGGAAGCTTAAGGCCCATCTAAATGATCACGAAA ATCGCAAACCGTATGCATGTGACAAAGCCGGTTGTAACAGTGCATTTAGCGGAGTGGATTTACTAAACCGGCATAAGAAGCTGTGGCATTCGGATTACTACTACAAGAGCTGCACAATTTGCGGCAGAAAATGTAAAACACAGGGTATTTACAAGACTCATATTTCCTACCATGAAGCACCAAAACTGCCATGTGAAATTTGTGGAAAACTGATGCGAAATAA gCGAAGCATGTGGAAGCACATGAAATCTCATGAAAACCCGGAAGATCGGAAGCATGTCTGCGACGTCTGCAATAAACGGTTTGCCGTTGCGTACACCCTTCGCGTCCATAAGCGCATTCACACCAAGGAGAAACCATTTGCCTGTGAATGTTGTGATAAACAGTTCCAATATAACTGTCTGCTGAAGAACCACATGGAGAAGCATCACAAAGcagcgaaataa
- the LOC128742331 gene encoding zinc finger protein with KRAB and SCAN domains 1-like: MNAHQRFVKVKREVAMNSTKMHCCRLCLRLQPQMQFREIQVEVELHLKILEATDVDIQAQDETTVVCTNCLQLVDIVYRFRTACQRANTILANCALQVLPAGSWDDEETRQALVDCHDVVKRHYSDIEDLYNRSGPVKSEHFEMEYVVTSDDEDEGENEDDGEETIDYDEDVIQYEEETGEYEGYTEVYEEGTREYNGKTSDYVEEIVHEELIIKDESLVLFDNKSHSDQDSDRDEDDYFDRPHEFPEPSKTDRIPINTKYYCCDKCGKLVLKTSSEYHENKHQGIKPYSCPRAECGMTFYSQRTCKVHEKQVHETAQLECEVCNILVKGIHAYRRHMDNHSTENPRKTECTICGKLFFKSYMKDHMSVHSGQMHFECTDCGQRFGANAYLLKHRRRYHRS; encoded by the exons ATGAATGCCCACCAAAGGTTCGTAAAAGTAAAACGGGAAGTAGCTATGAATTCCACAAAAATGCATTGCTGTCGGCTTTGCTTGCGGCTTCAACCGCAAATGCAGTTCCGCGAAATCCAGGTGGAGGTTGAGCTTCACCTGAAGATACTGGAAGCTACAGACGTAGACATACAAGCTCAGGATGAAACGACGGTTGTGTGCACCAACTGTCTCCAGCTGGTGGATATAGTGTACCGGTTTCGGACGGCATGCCAACGAGCGAATACTATACTGGCAAATTGTGCGTTGCAGGTCCTGCCGGCAGGCAGCTGGGACGACGAAGAAACTCGTCAGGCGTTGGTCGATTGTCATGATGTTGTTAAACGTCATTATAGCGACATAGAAGACCTTTACAATCGTTCTGGACCAGTAAAATCTGAGCATTTTGAAATGGAATATGTTGTGACATCGGATGACGAAGACGAAGGAGAAAATGAAGATGACGGAGAGGAGACCATTGATTACGATGAGGATGTGATTCAATACGAAGAGGAAACAGGTGAATACGAAGGGTATACGGAAGTATATGAAGAGGGAACGCGAGAATACAATGGTAAAACGAGTGACTATGTTGAGGAAATTGTGCACGAAGAATTAATTATTAAGGATGAATCGCTTGTACTATTCGATAATAAATCACATTCAGACCAAGATTCAGATCGTGATGAAGATGACTATTTTGATAGGCCTCATGAATTTCCTGAGCCTTCAAAAACAGACCGTATACCAATCAATACAAAATATTATTGTTGCGATAAATGTGGCAAACTGGTACTAAAAACATCGAGCGAGTATCACGAAAACAAGCACCAGGGAATAAAACCGTATTCCTGCCCGCGGGCAGAGTGTGGTATGACTTTTTATTCGCAGAGGACTTGCAAAGTTCACGAGAAACAAGTGCACGAAACAGCTCAACTTGAGTGTGAAGTTTGTAACATTTTAGTTAAGGGAATACACGCCTATCGAAGGCATATGGATAATCACAGCACAGAAAACCCCAGAAAAACTGAGTGTACAATTTGTGGCAAGTTGTTTTTCAA ATCATATATGAAGGACCATATGTCGGTGCATTCCGGACAGATGCATTTTGAATGCACTGATTGCGGACAACGCTTCGGAGCAAACGCCTATCTATTGAAACACAGAAGAAGGTATCACCGTTCTTAG
- the LOC128745406 gene encoding transcription factor grauzone-like: MDIEGEKHGICCICLHSTSEPTPLINDHEENELQKSVTNSTNRGVIIAKHFWFEMNDLLGSLICPGCWSKIEDFHQFYCEIEKIHRDAAQLTVKLEGDKSETPVRNEDNQKQDISEKTVHQTEVKSTEISLKKEKKPFKKKKKKERVRCRPRKTKLAENDQLIAKYINSICDHCCAHFPTFSELQTHSLAVHQRRAYVYCCDKRYNQRTRLYEHVLLHVNPECYQCDICKRNCLDNESLRRHKLKIHTPEEQRDFKCEKCPKAFATQGDLVLHTNYHIAMENKEYQCEQCKKCFGNNSLLKSHVRNAHASHFEFVCDTCAKGFNQRSLFVKHLQEHNPTKEPVERSQCPYCAQWMKKTYLNKHIQRHSSPITRCDICGKESPNVFAHRSHVRFAHSEAKFLCTICGKAFRRALNLKEHLASHSGAMLYTCPHCPKTFNSNANMHSHRKKMHYQEWLANKERVLIKKG, from the exons ATGGATATAGAAGGCGAAAAACACGGAATATGCTGCATTTGTCTGCACAGCACCAGTGAGCCGACACCGCTAATAAACGACCATGAAGAAAACGAGTTGCAGAAGAGTGTTACTAATTCTACCAATCGAGGAGTAATAATAGCAAagcatttttggtttgag ATGAATGACCTTTTGGGTAGCCTAATTTGTCCTGGATGTTGGTCTAAAATAGAAGATTTTCACCAATTCTACTGTGAAATAGAAAAAATCCACCGGGATGCTGCTCAACTTACCGTGAAACTAGAAGGTGACAAATCCGAGACTCCAGTCAGAAACGAAGACAATCAAAAACAGGATATTTCTGAGAAAACTGTacatcaaacagaagtcaaaagTACGGAAATTAGTTTaaaaaaggagaagaaaccgttcaaaaagaaaaaaaagaaagaacgaGTGCGGTGCAGGCCTAGAAAAACGAAGCTTGCCGAAAACGACCAGCTGATTGCTAAATACATTAACTCGATATGTGATCACTGCTGTGCTCACTTTCCTACATTCAGTGAATTGCAAACCCATTCACTTGCAGTCCACCAGCGTCGGGCGTATGTCTACTGCTGTGACAAAAGATACAATCAACGAACACGTTTATATGAGCACGTTCTGTTGCACGTGAACCCGGAGTGTTACCAATGTGATATCTGCAAAAGAAACTGTTTGGATAACGAAAGCCTTCGACGACATAAGCTAAAAATACACACTCCTGAGGAACAGCGAGATTTTAAATGCGAAAAATGCCCTAAAGCTTTTGCTACCCAAGGAGACCTGGTCCTCCACACAAACTATCATATTGCTATGGAAAACAAAGAATATCAGTGCGAACAATGTAAAAAATG ttttgGCAATAATTCACTACTGAAATCACATGTGCGAAACGCCCATGCTTCACACTTCGAGTTCGTTTGCGATACCTGTGCCAAAGGTTTCAATCAACGTTCGCTTTTCGTAAAACACCTTCAAGAGCACAACCCAACGAAGGAACCGGTTGAGCGTAGTCAGTGTCCGTATTGCGCTCAGTGGATGAAGAAAACCTATCTCAACAAACACATTCAACGCCACAGCTCACCGATTACCAGGTGTGACATATGCGGCAAAGAATCACCTAACGTGTTTGCGCACCGGAGTCACGTGCGATTCGCGCATTCGGAAGCAAAATTTCTGTGCACCATTTGCGGAAAAGCCTTCCGGCGGGCTCTAAATTTGAAGGAACATCTGGCGTCCCACAGCGGAGCGATGCTGTACACCTGTCCTCACTGTCCGAAAACGTTCAATTCGAACGCAAATATGCACTCGCATCGCAAGAAGATGCACTACCAGGAGTGGTTGGCCAATAAAGAGCGGGTTTTGATTAAAAAAGGGTAA